From one Deltaproteobacteria bacterium genomic stretch:
- a CDS encoding tetratricopeptide repeat protein, with protein sequence MRKPGKIICNVCILLFILLPCAAAAAGGTYYDLGVFSYEEGNYEEAERNLQQALAADSADPLANHYLGRTYTKMERFPDAMRCLLKARESGVEPAGLDYDIAYLNYRMEKYAEAARLFTDIVARDPENILARYYAGICLFREQQYGASLDYLVGAADRSPTLRDNGYYYAGISYFKTDDMERAVEKFEYVKESSVDATLRDYASQWLDAVRAEKERRKPYELYAKFGYQYDDNVTLDPVDKDIYADEEDTAFVLYASGKYDVIEREQYSVGAGYTHYQTWHSDLSEYDLTGSIFQFYGNYRMKSLTFGLSYLPHYYWLDSESFLMRHQVRPEVLWRLSDRVIARFSYSYYRNNHFEDEDRDSDANEIALDGYYSLPDKQGFLFGGIGCEKNSAAHQDFDYTQMKLRLGAFLRLPHEFEFYVTGKYYGQKYDNRDSFYNIDRDDDKYYASLSLERKLVYEWLHVAAEYNFTKNDSNIDDYTYKRQVTSLSLVARF encoded by the coding sequence ATGCGAAAACCAGGAAAAATCATCTGCAATGTCTGTATCCTTCTTTTTATTCTTCTGCCGTGTGCCGCAGCTGCCGCGGGAGGGACCTACTATGATCTGGGGGTCTTTTCCTACGAAGAGGGGAACTACGAAGAGGCGGAACGAAACCTTCAGCAGGCCCTGGCGGCTGACAGCGCTGATCCTCTGGCCAACCATTACTTGGGAAGGACCTACACGAAAATGGAGCGCTTTCCCGATGCGATGCGCTGCCTCCTCAAGGCCCGGGAATCGGGGGTCGAGCCCGCGGGGCTTGACTACGATATCGCCTATCTGAATTACCGAATGGAAAAGTATGCCGAGGCGGCCCGGCTCTTTACGGATATTGTTGCCAGGGACCCGGAAAACATTCTTGCCCGCTATTATGCCGGAATATGCCTTTTCAGGGAACAGCAGTACGGTGCCTCACTCGACTATCTGGTTGGGGCCGCCGACCGGAGTCCAACGCTGAGGGACAACGGCTATTACTATGCCGGCATTTCATACTTCAAGACGGATGACATGGAACGGGCCGTTGAAAAATTCGAATATGTAAAGGAGTCCTCCGTCGATGCAACCCTGCGGGACTATGCGTCGCAGTGGCTCGATGCCGTCAGGGCCGAGAAGGAGCGGCGCAAGCCTTACGAGCTCTATGCAAAATTCGGATACCAATATGATGATAATGTTACCCTCGATCCTGTGGATAAGGACATTTACGCCGACGAGGAGGACACGGCCTTCGTCCTCTATGCGTCAGGGAAGTATGATGTCATTGAGCGGGAACAATATTCAGTGGGGGCGGGTTACACCCATTATCAGACCTGGCACAGCGATCTGAGCGAATATGACCTGACAGGAAGCATTTTCCAGTTTTACGGAAATTACCGTATGAAATCGCTGACGTTCGGGCTCAGCTACCTTCCCCATTACTACTGGCTGGACAGTGAGAGTTTCCTCATGCGCCACCAGGTGCGGCCCGAGGTGCTCTGGCGTCTCAGTGACCGCGTCATCGCCCGGTTTTCCTACAGTTATTACCGTAACAATCATTTCGAGGACGAGGACCGTGACAGCGATGCGAACGAGATCGCTCTTGACGGTTATTACAGCCTTCCCGACAAACAGGGATTTCTCTTCGGCGGGATCGGCTGTGAGAAGAACAGTGCGGCCCATCAGGACTTCGATTACACACAGATGAAGCTGCGCCTCGGCGCATTCCTGCGGCTGCCGCATGAGTTCGAGTTCTATGTCACGGGCAAGTATTACGGCCAGAAGTACGACAACCGTGACTCATTCTATAATATCGACCGTGATGACGATAAATATTACGCGTCCCTTTCCCTGGAGCGGAAGCTTGTCTATGAGTGGCTTCATGTGGCTGCCGAGTACAACTTCACGAAGAACGATTCCAATATTGATGATTATACCTATAAGAGACAGGTAACCTCCCTGTCCCTGGTCGCACGATTTTAA